Part of the Halopseudomonas maritima genome, TGAAGCGTTCGGTGTTTTCTTCCAGCAGCAGCGGCAGCAGGTCTTTGGCCAGCAGTATGCCGAGCACGTCGTCGATGCTCTCGCCGATGACCGGAAAGCGCGAGTGCGCTGCCTCGATCACCGCCGGCAGGAATTCACGCGGGCTTTGGGTTGCCTTGATGGTGGTCATCTGCGAGCGCGGCACCATAATGTCACGGACCTGCATGTCCGAGACCTGCAGTGCACCCTCGATGATCGACAGGGCCTCAATGTCCAGGACCTCGTTGCTGTGCGCCTCGCGCAGCAGCTCGAGCAGTTCCTGGCGGTTTTTGGGTTCATGGACAAAAGCCTGGACTAGCTTATCCAGCCACGACTTATGCCCGTTGGTCGATCGATCTTCGCTCATTGATCCTTACTCATCATCGTCAAGATAGGGGTCGGCTATGCCGAGTTCTGCCAGCAATTCCCGTTCCAGGCTTTCCATTTCTTCGGCGTCATCGTCGTCGATGTGATCATAGCCGAGCAAGTGCAGGCAGCCGTGGATAACCATGTGCGCCCAGTGGGCGAGCAGGGGTTTGTTCTGTTCGGCGGCCTCGCGGGCCACCACGGGGACGCAGATAACCAGATCGCCCAGTAGTGGCAAATCCAGTTCGGCAGGCAGGTCAGCGGGAAAGGACAACACGTTGGTCGCGTAATCCTTGCCGCGGTAGGTGTGATTCAGCTGGCGGCCCTCATCGGCGTCCACCAGACGGATGGTCAGCTCTCGGTCGGTACCGGCACCCAATGCCAGCCCGACCCAGCGTATGAAGCTGTCGTCGTCAGGCTGATCAGCGGCGCCGGAGGCGCGCTGGATATCCAGCTCAATGCTCATCGCGGCGTTCTCGGCGGGCGCTTTCCTGCAACGCATCAAAGCGGTCATAGGCTTCGACAATGCGCTGTACCAGGGGATGACGCACCACGTCTTTGGACTGGAAGTGGGTAAAGCCGATGCCTTTGACGTCCTTGAGCACCTCGGTGACATGCGCCAGGCCAGAACGCGTGCCGCGCGGTAGATCGACCTGGGTGATGTCGCCAGTGATCACGGCGGTGGAGCCAAACCCGATGCGCGTGAGGAACATCTTCATCTGTTCCAGCGTGGTGTTCTGCGACTCGTCCAGAATGATAAAGCTGTTGTTCAGCGTGCGGCCACGCATGTACGCCAGCGGCGCGATCTCGATCACCTGCTTCTCGATCAGCTTGGTGACTTGCTCAAAGCCGAGCATCTCATACAGCGCGTCATACAGCGGGCGCAGATAGGGGTCGATCTTCTGGGCCAGATCGCCCGGCAAAAAGCCCAGCTTCTCGCCAGCTTCCACTGCCGGACGCACCAGCAGGATGCGGCGAATCTGTTCGCGCTCCAGCGCGTCGACCGCGCAGGCCACCGCCAGATAGGTTTTACCGGTGCCGGCCGGGCCGATACCAAAATTGATGTCGTGCTCCTGAATGGAGCGCACGTAACTTTGCTGGTTGGGGCCGCGTGGCTGGATGGTCATCTTGCGGGTGCGCAGAATCACCGGTTTCTGGTTGCTGCCGCTGTCGTCCAGGGTTTCACTCAGGCTCTGCAGCCCTGATTCCTGCAGATACAGATGTACGGTGTCCGGGCTCAAGGCGTCATTGTCGCGGGTTTCACGATACAGCTGACGCAATACCGCCTCGGCGGCGCGGGTCAGGGACTCGTCGCCAATCAGCTCGAAGTGGTTGCCGCGGTTGCGCACCTCGATGCCGAGACGTTGCTCGATTAGGCGGAGATTTTCATCGAACTGGCCGCAAAGGCTGGCGAAACGACGAGGATCGATAGGTTCGATGCTGAAACGATGGATGTGTGCGGATGCGTTCAAAATGGTCCAGATGGCGCCGTGTGGCTAAAGGGCGTACAGCATAACGCCCGTTGGGCGGGAGGAAAAGCGTAAACAGCGTCGGCTGAAAGCTGGAGGCTTGAGGCTGGAAGGTAAAGGTAGGTCCAGTGGGTCAAGATATGCGGCCGGTGTCAGCCGCATATAACCAGCCGCTTGCTCAGGTTCAAACTTTCCAGCCTTCAGCCGGCGGGGATCACCCCGCCAACTCCCCTCTGAGCGAGTGCGGCAGCGCTTCGATGATGTTGACGTCGACAAACTGCCCGATCAGGCCGGGATTGCTGCAGCGGAAGTTGACGACGCGGTTGTGCTCGGTGCGGCCCTGCAGCATGCCCGGGTCCTTCTTGGAGAAGTCGCTGACCAGGATGCGCTGGGTGGTGCCGACCATGCGGCGGCTGTTCTCGAAGCCCTGCTGATTCAGGCGGGCCTGGAGGATTTGCAGGCGCTGCTTTTTCACGTTCATCGGCGTGTCGTCGTTTAGGTCGGCCGCCGGGGTGCCGGGGCGCGAGCTGTAGACGAAGGAATAGGAGAAGTCGAAGCCCACATCCTCAACCAGCTTCATGGTCTGCTCGAAATCACGGTCGGTTTCGCCGGGGAAACCGATGATGAAGTCGGAGCTGAGGATGATGTCCGGCACGGCTGCTTTCAGCTTGCGGATGCGCGACTTGTACTCTAGTGCGGTGTGGTTGCGCTTCATCGCCGCGAGTACCCGGTCGGAGCCGGACTGTACGGGCAGGTGCAGGTATTTCACCAGCTTCGGAATCTCGGCGTGGGCCTGGATAATGGCGTCCGAGAACTCCAGTGGGTGGCTGGTGGTGTAGCGAATGCGTTCGATACCGTCGATGGCTGCTACTGCGTGCAGCAGGTCGGCAAAGTCGGTGCCGTCAAAGCGATAGCCGTTGACGTTTTGACCCAGCAGGGTGACTTCCTTCACGCCGTTTTCGGCCAGGTGAACGATTTCGCTCAGCACATCGGCCAGCGGGCGGCTGACTTCTTCGCCGCGGGTGTAGGGCACCACGCAGAAACTGCAGTACTTGCTGCAGCCTTCCATGATCGAGACAAAGGCTGTGGGCCCATCCACGCGCGGCTCGGGCAGGGCGTCGAATTTTTCGATCTCGGGGAAGCTGACGTCTACCTGCGGCTGATGGGTGGTGCGCGCAGCGTCGATCATCTCGGGCAGGCGGTGCAGGGTCTGCGGGCCGAATACCACGTCTACGTAGGAAGCGCGGTCGCGGATGGCGGTGCCTTCCTGGCTGGCGACGCAGCCGCCAACGCCGATAATCAGCTCGGGATTCTTCTCTTTCAGCGGGCGCCAGCGTCCCAGTTCGGAAAAGACTTTTTCCTGCGCCTTCTCGCGGATCGAGCAGGTGTTGAGCAGAATGACATCCGCCTCGTCGGGGTTGTCGGTCAGCTCCATTGCCTGGTGGTCGCCGAGCAGGTCTGCCATGCGCGAGCTGTCATACTCGTTCATTTGGCAGCCGTGGGTCTGGATAAAGAGTTTCTTGGCCATGGGAGTGTGCTGAGGGTGCTGGAAAAAGGGGCGATTATACACACAAGCGCCTGCCTTTGTTATGCCGGCCCCTGTGCTATGATGCGCGCCCGCCGAGCGGTCCTGCTCTGGCGTTCCTTCATGCATGTCAAGGTGTTGATCAAGCGGCCATGAGTAAAGAACAGCAACCGGTCTTCCGAGTCATTTTTCAGAACCAGGGACAGGTTTTCGAGCTTTACGCCCAGCAGATCTTTCAGAGCGAGCTGTGGGGCTTCATGGAGATAGAAGAGCTGGTGTTTGGCGAACGCTCGCAGATGCTGGTCGATCCGGCAGAAGAGAAGCTCAAGAGTCAGTTCGAGGGCGTCAAGCGCAGCTTTATCCCGGTGCACTCGATTATTCGCATTGACGAAGTAGAGCGTGTCGGCACGGCCAAGATCAGCGAGGCCAAGGGCGACGGCAATATCATGCACTTCCCGATGCCGCCGCGCAGCGATAGCTGAGCCTTGTCAGGGCGCCGAGTCTTGCTCGTCGTTCTGCTCTTCTTGCGGTGGCATCGCGCCACTGAGCTGCTCTTCGCGAATCTGCGCCAGGTAGTCACGGAACAGGGTGCCAAGCACGTGGTTGGCTACCTGCATTTCCTGCTCGTTCATCTGCAGGGCCACCAGATCGGCCGCGTCCATGGCGTCGTTACTGCCGTTGACCGCCGACATCTTCAGAATGATGTAGGCCTGCGGCAGGTTGCGGGTTACCCCCTCGCCCTGAAAATGCATCATGCCCAGGCGGTATTGCGCTTGCGGCTGGCCCTGAATAGAGGCTTTCTCTAGCCAGTTCAGCGCATTGGCGTAGTTGCGCTCCACGCGCTCGCCACGGTAATACAGCTGCCCCAGCTCAAACTGTGCCCGCAGGTCTCCGTTGTTGGCAGCCTCTTCGCAAACCTCGATAGCCAAGGCGAGGCTGTCATCGTCCACCCGCTGAAAGGCGCAGCGGTCCTGCGCACTGATCAACAATGGGTTGCCAGTCTGGGCCAGCAGAGGCGCGGCTGGCATAGCCAGCAGGCCGAACAGGGCTAGTTGCTTGAGCGGGCGGTGCATGGGCGAATCAAAGTCTCGGCTTGGGATCTTCACTCGACGCCGCAGCGTCGGACGTGGGTCTATTGTGCGCCTGTTCGCCCAGCAGGCCAACCGCCAAAGCCGCGCCCAGTAACGCCGGATAAAGCGACAGCAGGGTGCCGTTGACAGCAAAGAGGTCGGCCAAGGGCGTCGCGCCAGGTAACAGCAGCGGCGCCAGGGTGCCCGCTGCGCAGACCAGCGCCAGCGGCAGCGGACGGCGGTCATTGCCCAGCACCCGCAGGCAAGCCAGCAGCATGACCCCAAGCGCGGCGCAGTTGATCAGCCACTGATAGCCGTGTAGTGCGTCCATGCGGCGTGACAGTTCAAATGCAGCCATTAGCCCCAGCAGGATGCGACCCCAAGTCGCTGGCTGCCAGCGCAGGCCAAACCCGAGGTACAGCGCGGCGAGACCAAGCAGTGGCAAGCTCAGGTTTTGCGCAGCCAACCCGAGAATGCGCTGGGTGTGCGCCAGCTTGCTGGTGCCGGGTAGCGCGCCAAGGCTTAGCAAGAGGCTGGCGCTGGCGGCCAAACCCAAGCCGAGCAGGGCGGCGGTGATGGCGCCGCGTGCGGGGACATCCAGCGGCGCGCGCTGACGCCAGAGCCAGACGCCAACGGCAATCAGCAACAGCGTCAGCAGTACATGACCCAATGCGATCATAGGGCGGCGAAGGCCTTTTCAGCTGCGTCCAGGGTCAGTTTCAGCTCGGCATCGCCATGGGCGATGGAGGTGAAGCCGGCCTCGAAGGCGCTGGGCGCCAGATAAACGCCGCCGTCCAGCATCAGGTGGAAGAAACGCTTGAAACGCTCGGCATCGCTGGCCATGACGTCCTCAAAGGTGATGATGTCGTCGGCGCCGGAGAAGTACAGACCGAACATCGCGCCAGCCTGGGTGGTGACGAACGGCACGCCAGCAGCATCGGCACGTTCCTGCAGGCCGGCGAGCATGCGGCTGGTGTAATCGGTCAGTTCGCTGTGAAAACCCGGGCGGCTGATCAGGCGCAGGGTGGTCAGGCCGGCGGCCATGGCCAGCGGGTTACCCGACAGGGTGCCAGCCTGATAGACCGGGCCGAGCGGAGCGATGCATTCCATCACCGCGCGCTTGCCGCCAAAACAGCCGACCGGCATGCCGCCGCCGATGATCTTGCCGAAGGTGGTCAGGTCCGGGGTCACGCCGTAGTGGGCCTGGGCGCCGCCGAGGGCCACGCGGAAACCGGTCATCACCTCGTCGAAAATCAGCACCACGCCGTGCTCGTCGCAGGCCTCGCGCAGGCCCTGCAAAAAACCAGGGGCCGGCGGCACGCAGTTCATGTTGCCGGCAACCGGTTCAACGATAATGCAGGCAACCTGCTGGCCGACGTCGGCCAGGGTGCTGCGCACCGCTTCGATGTCGTTGAAGGGCAGCGTCAGGGTGTGCTTGGCAAAGTCGGCCGGCACGCCCGCAGAGCTGGGTACGCCCTGGGTCAGCAGGCCGGAACCGGCCTTGACCAGCAGGCTGTCGGAATGGCCGTGGTAGCAACCTTCGAACTTGATGATGCTGTCGCGGCCGGTGTAGCCACGGGCCAGGCGAATGGCGCTCATGGTGGCTTCGGTGCCGGAGCTGACCATGCGCACCATGTCCATTGACGGCACCAGCGAGCAAACCAGTTCTGCCATCTCGGTTTCCAGCGCAGTCGGTGCGCCGTAGGACAGGCCGTGCTGCAGCTGATCGCGCACCGCATCCAGTACGTCCGGGTGGCTGTGGCCGAGGATCATCGGGCCCCAGGAGCCAACGTAGTCAACGTAGCGCTTGTCGTCTTCGTCAATGACGTAGGCACCTTCGGCGTGCTTGAAGAACAGTGGCGTGCCGCCGACGCTCTTGAACGCGCGGACGGGTGAGTTGACGCCGCCGGGGATGTGTTTCTGGGCGCTGGCAAACAGGGATTCGGAACGGGACATGGCAGGTCTCTCAGGATGCGTGAATGAGTTGGCTGAACTGGCGGGCGCGTTGTTGCACCGCCGCAGCGTCGGGGGCGCCGAACAGGCCGTTGATCACGGCCAGATAGTCGACGCCGGCGTCGAGCAGGGTCGACGCGTTGTCCAGGGTGATGCCGCCGATGGCGACGATGGGGGCGGCAAACTGCTGGCGCGCTTCGCGCAGCAAGGCCGGCGTTGCTGCAGGTGCTCCTGGCTTGGTGACGGAGTTGAAGAAGCGGCCAAAGGCGATATAGCTGGCGCCGTCAATCAGGGCGCGCTCGGCCAGCTGCAGGCTGGCGTGGCAGGTGGCGCCGAGCAGTGCGTCAGGGCCCAGTTGCTGGCGGGCCTCACGCAGTGAGCCATCTTCCTGGCCCAGATGCAGGCCGACGCCGAGTTCAGCGGCCAGCGCCAGGTCATCATTGATGATCAGCTCGCAGCCATGCTGGCGGCACAGGGCAGCCAGCTGGCCGGCTTCTTCCAGCCGTTTGCCGGCGTCAGCGGATTTGTCGCGGTACTGCAGCCAGCGGGCGCCGCCGATGAGTGCGGCTTCGACGTAGGGCAGCAGCTTGCCATCAGCGAGCAGCCTGCTGTCGGTGATGGCGTACAGGCCGCGCTGGCTCATGAGCAGAAGTCCAGCGGCAGGCGGCGCGGTACGTACTGGCCGTGACCGGGTTGTTCGGCGTCACGCAGGGTGCGCCAGGTGTAATCCAGAGCCGAGCGCACCGCGCTGACCAGCTCTTCACCCAGTGCCAGACGGCCGGCCAAGGTGCTGGCCAGGGTGCAGCCGGAGCCGTGATAGCTGCCGGGCAGGCGTGGGCAGGTGAAGTCGTGCTGGCTGCCGTCGGCGCAGTACAGGCGGTTGTGGATTTCCGCCTCGTCACCGTGGCCGCCGGTGATCAGCAGGTGGCGAATGTGCGGCAGCAATTTTTCCGCACACTCATCGGCGCTGCCGTCGGGCAGTTCGGCCAGAATACGCGCCTCCGGCAGGTTGGGTGTGGCGATGGCCGCCGCCGGAAACAGGCGCTCGCGAATGGCAAAGCCGACGTCGTCCTTGCCCAGCGAGCCGCCGCCGCCAGCGCGCAGCACCGGGTCGCAGACCAGGGGGGTGTCGGGTAGGCGCTGCATCAATTCCAGCACGGTGTCGACCATCTCGACCGAGCCCAGCATGCCCAGCTTGACCGCTGAAATCGGCATGTCGCTGATCACCTTGTTGGCCTGGGCCAGCACCCACTCGCGGTCGAGTACGCGGAAGTCGCTGACGTCGACGGTGTCCTGCACGGTCAGCGCGGTGACCGTAGGGGCCGCGTGGCAGCCCTGGGCGATCAGCGCCTCGATGTCGGCCTGCAGGCCGGCACCACCACTGGGATCGTGGCCGGAGAGGCAGAGGACGACGGGCTTGAACGGGTTGGGTTGGGTCATGGCGAGTGGTTCCGCGAGCTGACGGGCGTTTAACCAGCTCCGGCGCGCGCTCGGAGCTGGCATGACAGCCCGTTAGCATACCATCTTGCCTGTGCGGCGGGGTGCTCAGGCGTGCTGCAGATGCAGCCTCTGTTGTCCCGGGTCGTACCGCCAGTGCGGTTGTCCGGGTGTCAGTGCAACACCACCGACCCAGTATCCTGTTGGCCGGCAACTAAAACCGTCGGCTTTTCCTTGCAGCACCGCTTGGCCCTGCGAGCTAAGTTGGATGACGCGCTGGGGCCAGTCGGCTTCGCTGCTATCAACGTGCAGCAGCGGCGTGGGGCCGTTGAGCAGCGGTTGCAGCAGCCACCAGAACATCAGGTCGCCCAAATAGGGTAGCGGCTCAACCTGCCTCATTAGCTGAGCAAAGACCTTGCCGGTCGGCATTGGGCCTTCACGCTGCAGAATCTGCAGGGTGAGACGCTCCGTCAGCCCGAGCCC contains:
- the ybeY gene encoding rRNA maturation RNase YbeY yields the protein MSIELDIQRASGAADQPDDDSFIRWVGLALGAGTDRELTIRLVDADEGRQLNHTYRGKDYATNVLSFPADLPAELDLPLLGDLVICVPVVAREAAEQNKPLLAHWAHMVIHGCLHLLGYDHIDDDDAEEMESLERELLAELGIADPYLDDDE
- a CDS encoding PhoH family protein yields the protein MNASAHIHRFSIEPIDPRRFASLCGQFDENLRLIEQRLGIEVRNRGNHFELIGDESLTRAAEAVLRQLYRETRDNDALSPDTVHLYLQESGLQSLSETLDDSGSNQKPVILRTRKMTIQPRGPNQQSYVRSIQEHDINFGIGPAGTGKTYLAVACAVDALEREQIRRILLVRPAVEAGEKLGFLPGDLAQKIDPYLRPLYDALYEMLGFEQVTKLIEKQVIEIAPLAYMRGRTLNNSFIILDESQNTTLEQMKMFLTRIGFGSTAVITGDITQVDLPRGTRSGLAHVTEVLKDVKGIGFTHFQSKDVVRHPLVQRIVEAYDRFDALQESARRERRDEH
- the miaB gene encoding tRNA (N6-isopentenyl adenosine(37)-C2)-methylthiotransferase MiaB is translated as MAKKLFIQTHGCQMNEYDSSRMADLLGDHQAMELTDNPDEADVILLNTCSIREKAQEKVFSELGRWRPLKEKNPELIIGVGGCVASQEGTAIRDRASYVDVVFGPQTLHRLPEMIDAARTTHQPQVDVSFPEIEKFDALPEPRVDGPTAFVSIMEGCSKYCSFCVVPYTRGEEVSRPLADVLSEIVHLAENGVKEVTLLGQNVNGYRFDGTDFADLLHAVAAIDGIERIRYTTSHPLEFSDAIIQAHAEIPKLVKYLHLPVQSGSDRVLAAMKRNHTALEYKSRIRKLKAAVPDIILSSDFIIGFPGETDRDFEQTMKLVEDVGFDFSYSFVYSSRPGTPAADLNDDTPMNVKKQRLQILQARLNQQGFENSRRMVGTTQRILVSDFSKKDPGMLQGRTEHNRVVNFRCSNPGLIGQFVDVNIIEALPHSLRGELAG
- a CDS encoding DUF1820 family protein, which translates into the protein MSKEQQPVFRVIFQNQGQVFELYAQQIFQSELWGFMEIEELVFGERSQMLVDPAEEKLKSQFEGVKRSFIPVHSIIRIDEVERVGTAKISEAKGDGNIMHFPMPPRSDS
- a CDS encoding tetratricopeptide repeat protein, producing MHRPLKQLALFGLLAMPAAPLLAQTGNPLLISAQDRCAFQRVDDDSLALAIEVCEEAANNGDLRAQFELGQLYYRGERVERNYANALNWLEKASIQGQPQAQYRLGMMHFQGEGVTRNLPQAYIILKMSAVNGSNDAMDAADLVALQMNEQEMQVANHVLGTLFRDYLAQIREEQLSGAMPPQEEQNDEQDSAP
- the hemL gene encoding glutamate-1-semialdehyde 2,1-aminomutase, translated to MSRSESLFASAQKHIPGGVNSPVRAFKSVGGTPLFFKHAEGAYVIDEDDKRYVDYVGSWGPMILGHSHPDVLDAVRDQLQHGLSYGAPTALETEMAELVCSLVPSMDMVRMVSSGTEATMSAIRLARGYTGRDSIIKFEGCYHGHSDSLLVKAGSGLLTQGVPSSAGVPADFAKHTLTLPFNDIEAVRSTLADVGQQVACIIVEPVAGNMNCVPPAPGFLQGLREACDEHGVVLIFDEVMTGFRVALGGAQAHYGVTPDLTTFGKIIGGGMPVGCFGGKRAVMECIAPLGPVYQAGTLSGNPLAMAAGLTTLRLISRPGFHSELTDYTSRMLAGLQERADAAGVPFVTTQAGAMFGLYFSGADDIITFEDVMASDAERFKRFFHLMLDGGVYLAPSAFEAGFTSIAHGDAELKLTLDAAEKAFAAL
- the thiE gene encoding thiamine phosphate synthase, coding for MSQRGLYAITDSRLLADGKLLPYVEAALIGGARWLQYRDKSADAGKRLEEAGQLAALCRQHGCELIINDDLALAAELGVGLHLGQEDGSLREARQQLGPDALLGATCHASLQLAERALIDGASYIAFGRFFNSVTKPGAPAATPALLREARQQFAAPIVAIGGITLDNASTLLDAGVDYLAVINGLFGAPDAAAVQQRARQFSQLIHAS
- a CDS encoding hydroxymethylpyrimidine/phosphomethylpyrimidine kinase — translated: MTQPNPFKPVVLCLSGHDPSGGAGLQADIEALIAQGCHAAPTVTALTVQDTVDVSDFRVLDREWVLAQANKVISDMPISAVKLGMLGSVEMVDTVLELMQRLPDTPLVCDPVLRAGGGGSLGKDDVGFAIRERLFPAAAIATPNLPEARILAELPDGSADECAEKLLPHIRHLLITGGHGDEAEIHNRLYCADGSQHDFTCPRLPGSYHGSGCTLASTLAGRLALGEELVSAVRSALDYTWRTLRDAEQPGHGQYVPRRLPLDFCS